A DNA window from Vicinamibacterales bacterium contains the following coding sequences:
- a CDS encoding citrate synthase encodes MAHLIDAPAGLEGVVAAETSIGDVRGDEGYYHYRGHSAAALAVGQSFEAVWHLVHRGTLPDASGLDAFRRETAALRPLPAFVHDALPAIATVGSPMSALRTALSLAGQDMRPWLDLAPEQRERQALRLAAITPTLVAALWRVKNGQAPVAPDPSLGLAADYLRMIHGTPPTDEAARAVERYLLLTIDHGFNASTFTARVVASTGADFAAAAVAGVGALSGPLHGGAPSLVVDMLREIGTRGQAREWVEHRLASGQRIMGFGHRVYRTEDPRSAVLKATALALGGEMVDLAVEVERIALELLDTKYPERKLRTNVEFYAGIVLHEIGLPSPLYPPTFAVSRMIGWMAHVLEQTRANRIIRPSSRYVGALHAETHAARV; translated from the coding sequence ATGGCACACCTCATCGACGCTCCTGCGGGTCTCGAGGGCGTCGTCGCGGCGGAGACGTCCATCGGCGACGTGCGCGGCGACGAAGGCTACTACCACTACCGGGGCCACTCGGCCGCCGCGCTGGCCGTCGGCCAGTCCTTCGAGGCCGTGTGGCACCTGGTGCACCGCGGGACGCTGCCGGACGCGAGCGGGCTGGACGCGTTTCGGCGGGAGACGGCCGCCCTCCGGCCGCTGCCGGCCTTCGTCCACGACGCGCTGCCGGCCATCGCCACGGTCGGGTCCCCGATGTCGGCGCTCAGGACGGCGCTGTCGCTCGCGGGCCAGGACATGCGGCCGTGGCTGGACCTGGCGCCGGAGCAACGCGAACGGCAGGCGCTTCGCCTCGCGGCGATCACGCCCACGCTCGTGGCCGCGCTGTGGCGGGTCAAGAACGGCCAGGCGCCCGTGGCGCCGGATCCGTCCCTGGGCCTCGCCGCCGACTACCTGCGCATGATCCACGGCACGCCGCCCACCGACGAGGCCGCGCGCGCCGTCGAACGCTATCTGCTCCTCACGATCGATCACGGCTTCAACGCCTCGACGTTCACGGCCCGGGTCGTGGCCTCCACCGGCGCGGACTTCGCCGCGGCCGCGGTCGCGGGCGTAGGCGCGCTGTCGGGGCCCCTGCACGGCGGCGCGCCGAGTCTCGTCGTGGACATGTTGCGCGAGATCGGCACGCGCGGCCAGGCGCGCGAGTGGGTGGAACACCGGCTGGCGTCGGGACAGCGGATCATGGGCTTCGGACACCGTGTGTACCGCACCGAGGATCCGCGCTCGGCCGTGCTGAAAGCCACGGCGCTCGCGCTCGGCGGCGAGATGGTGGACCTGGCCGTCGAGGTCGAGCGGATCGCGCTCGAACTGCTCGACACGAAGTACCCCGAGCGCAAGCTCCGGACGAACGTGGAGTTCTACGCCGGCATCGTGCTCCACGAGATCGGCCTGCCGTCGCCGCTCTATCCCCCGACGTTCGCCGTGAGCCGGATGATCGGGTGGATGGCGCACGTCCTGGAACAGACGCGGGCCAACCGCATCATCCGGCCGTCGTCGCGGTACGTGGGGGCGCTGCACGCGGAGACGCATGCGGCGCGTGTGTAG
- a CDS encoding sialidase family protein yields the protein MSIRFLAAAALLLAPVALANRGLEAQAPAGIRVVTLSAPDARRPAEASVAINPTSPDHVIATLIQANPPGQQPRSSNWSYVSTDGGLTWTGAPAANPDGRVQGDDVIAFGRDGTAFHTFIAFDGIRVDRPERAFSGIHVRRSTDGVAWEPAVPVVDHVNTAIPFEDKPWTVVDRAAGSPHRGNVYVAWTRFDVYGSANPADRSWIWFARSKDGGRSFQVPVRISDASGGARDDDDTVEGAVPAVGRNGEVYVAWAGPRGIEFDTSTDGGWTFGTDTVLTTLTGGWDLPLPGVERHNGMPVTAVDLGSGKDSGSVYVNFIDERSGPGDTDVWLLASRDGGRTWAAPVRVNDDPKGTAQLFTWMAVDPADGSVNVVFHDRRGQTGTMTGVTLARSVDGGRTFRNFALPVEPFDCCARSSFVGDYNGIDASGGRVVAVFPVVPASGDQRIMAATMRFEPGTLTLR from the coding sequence ATGTCGATCCGCTTCCTGGCGGCCGCCGCGCTCCTCCTCGCGCCGGTGGCGCTCGCGAACCGCGGGCTGGAGGCCCAGGCGCCCGCGGGCATCCGTGTCGTGACGCTCAGCGCGCCGGACGCCCGGCGCCCTGCCGAGGCCTCCGTCGCCATCAACCCGACGAGCCCCGATCACGTCATCGCGACCCTGATCCAGGCGAACCCGCCCGGACAGCAGCCGCGGTCCAGCAACTGGAGCTATGTGTCCACCGATGGCGGCCTCACCTGGACCGGCGCCCCGGCGGCCAATCCCGACGGCCGCGTCCAGGGCGACGACGTCATCGCCTTCGGCCGCGACGGCACCGCGTTCCACACCTTCATCGCCTTCGACGGCATCCGCGTCGATCGGCCCGAGCGCGCCTTCTCCGGGATTCACGTGCGCCGTTCCACCGACGGCGTCGCCTGGGAGCCCGCGGTCCCGGTCGTCGATCACGTGAACACCGCCATCCCCTTCGAGGACAAGCCCTGGACGGTCGTGGACCGCGCGGCAGGGTCGCCCCATCGCGGCAACGTCTACGTGGCGTGGACGCGCTTCGACGTCTACGGCAGCGCCAACCCGGCGGACCGGAGCTGGATCTGGTTCGCGCGCTCGAAGGACGGCGGCCGCTCCTTCCAGGTGCCGGTCCGGATCTCGGACGCGAGCGGCGGGGCCAGGGACGACGACGACACGGTGGAGGGCGCCGTGCCCGCGGTGGGCCGGAACGGCGAGGTGTACGTCGCGTGGGCCGGCCCGCGCGGGATCGAGTTCGACACCTCCACAGACGGGGGCTGGACCTTTGGGACCGACACGGTGCTCACCACGCTCACGGGCGGCTGGGACCTGCCCCTGCCCGGCGTCGAGCGGCACAACGGCATGCCCGTCACGGCCGTGGACCTCGGCAGCGGCAAGGACTCGGGCAGTGTCTACGTCAATTTCATCGACGAACGCAGCGGTCCCGGCGACACCGATGTGTGGCTGCTCGCGTCTCGGGACGGCGGAAGGACCTGGGCGGCGCCCGTCCGCGTGAACGACGACCCCAAGGGCACCGCGCAGCTCTTCACGTGGATGGCCGTGGACCCCGCCGACGGCTCGGTGAACGTGGTGTTCCACGATCGCCGCGGGCAGACGGGCACGATGACGGGCGTCACGCTCGCCCGGAGCGTGGACGGCGGGCGCACCTTCAGGAACTTCGCGCTGCCGGTGGAGCCCTTCGACTGCTGCGCGCGCTCGTCGTTCGTGGGCGACTACAACGGCATCGACGCGAGCGGCGGCCGGGTGGTGGCGGTGTTCCCGGTGGTGCCCGCGTCCGGCGACCAGCGGATCATGGCCGCCACGATGCGCTTCGAGCCGGGCACGTTGACGCTGCGGTAG
- a CDS encoding glycogen/starch/alpha-glucan phosphorylase: MSPRPDSVSPAPPPADRASLKRAIVARLQNSLGKSPDTATDRDWLTAASLTVRDHLIHRWMATMARCYATGGKRVYYLSLEFLTGRLLANALMNLGLYEPFREALSDLEQSYDALREVEPDAALGNGGLGRLAACLLDSMATHALPGYGYGLRYEYGLFYQRIEDGAQVEQPDPWLRFGNPWELQRPEVFYPVTFGGRVVEYADPQGRLRHDWVDAEEVMALASDTPVPGYGTDTVNHLRLWSARSSRDFDLKYFNEGNYIKAVEAKTASENLSKVLYPDDTTSQGRELRLKQQYLLVSASLQDILRRFVTEHGDLAALDRHVAIQLNDTHPSIAVAELMRLLVDRYGMGWDGAWAVTRRTFSYTNHTLMPEALETWPVELFGRLLPRHLTIVYEINRRFLDEVRRRAPGDEGRVRRLSIIGEDGVRHVRMAHLAMVGSHTVNGVSLLHTALMRDTIFADFHWLWPDQIVAITNGVTPRRWLHHANRDLAALITGAIGDGWVRDLGELSRLAALADDPAFRTEFRRVKRANKVRLADLVARNLGVTVDPDALFAVQVKRIHEYKRQLLNVLYVVTRYARILDGRTAGLAPRTVLVSGKAAPGYRMAKQIIRLIHGVADVVNRDPAAEGLLKVVFHPNYSVSNAERIIPACDLSEQISTAGTEASGTGNMKLALNGALTIGTLDGATVEMRDAVGAEHFFTFGLTAAEVTAWRQAGYHPGEVLQGQPELQHALDLIARGAFSPGDPPRFHDVCRSLVEHGDAFFVVADFAAYAACQARVDALWHTPDAWDRAAILNVAGMGAFSSDRMVLDYAREVWGLAGQPRAKAA; encoded by the coding sequence ATGTCCCCACGCCCCGACTCCGTCTCCCCGGCGCCGCCGCCCGCCGACCGCGCGTCGTTGAAGCGGGCCATCGTGGCCCGGCTCCAGAACTCGCTCGGCAAGTCACCGGACACCGCCACCGACCGCGACTGGCTGACGGCCGCGTCGCTGACGGTGCGCGACCATCTCATCCATCGCTGGATGGCGACGATGGCGCGCTGCTACGCGACTGGCGGCAAGCGCGTCTATTACCTTTCGCTGGAGTTCCTGACCGGGCGCCTCCTGGCGAACGCCCTGATGAACCTGGGGCTGTACGAGCCGTTCCGCGAGGCGCTGTCGGACCTGGAGCAGAGCTACGACGCGCTCCGGGAGGTGGAGCCCGACGCGGCCCTCGGCAACGGGGGGCTCGGCCGGCTGGCCGCCTGCCTCCTCGACTCGATGGCCACGCACGCGCTGCCCGGCTACGGCTACGGCCTGCGCTACGAATACGGCCTCTTCTACCAGCGCATCGAGGATGGCGCCCAGGTGGAGCAGCCCGATCCGTGGCTGCGGTTCGGGAATCCCTGGGAGCTGCAGCGGCCCGAGGTGTTCTACCCGGTGACGTTCGGCGGCCGCGTCGTCGAATACGCGGACCCCCAGGGCCGGCTCCGCCACGACTGGGTCGACGCCGAGGAGGTGATGGCGCTCGCGTCGGACACGCCCGTGCCCGGCTACGGCACCGACACGGTCAACCACCTGCGCCTGTGGTCGGCGCGATCGTCGCGCGACTTCGACCTCAAGTATTTCAACGAAGGGAACTACATCAAGGCGGTGGAGGCGAAGACCGCCTCGGAGAACCTGTCCAAGGTGCTCTACCCCGACGACACCACCAGCCAGGGCCGGGAGCTGCGCCTCAAGCAGCAGTACCTCCTGGTGTCGGCGTCGCTGCAGGACATCCTCCGCCGCTTCGTGACCGAGCACGGCGACCTCGCCGCGCTGGACCGGCACGTCGCCATCCAGTTGAACGACACGCACCCCTCGATCGCCGTGGCCGAGCTCATGCGGCTGCTGGTCGACCGGTACGGCATGGGCTGGGACGGCGCCTGGGCCGTCACCCGGCGGACCTTCTCCTACACGAACCACACGCTCATGCCGGAGGCGCTCGAGACCTGGCCGGTCGAGCTCTTCGGGCGGCTGCTGCCCCGGCACCTGACGATCGTCTACGAGATCAACCGCCGCTTCCTGGACGAGGTGCGCCGACGCGCGCCCGGCGACGAGGGGCGGGTCCGCCGGCTGTCGATCATCGGCGAGGACGGCGTGCGCCACGTGCGGATGGCCCACCTGGCCATGGTCGGCAGCCATACCGTGAACGGCGTGTCGCTCCTGCACACGGCGCTCATGCGCGACACGATCTTCGCGGACTTCCACTGGCTGTGGCCGGACCAGATCGTGGCCATCACCAACGGCGTGACGCCGCGGCGGTGGCTGCACCACGCCAACCGCGACCTGGCGGCCCTCATCACGGGCGCCATCGGCGACGGCTGGGTGCGGGACCTCGGCGAGCTCAGCCGGCTGGCGGCGCTCGCGGACGACCCGGCCTTCCGGACCGAGTTCCGCCGGGTGAAGCGCGCCAACAAGGTCCGCCTGGCCGACCTGGTCGCGCGGAATCTGGGCGTCACCGTCGATCCGGACGCGCTCTTCGCCGTCCAGGTGAAGCGGATCCACGAATACAAGCGCCAGCTGCTGAACGTCCTGTACGTGGTCACCCGCTATGCCCGGATTCTCGACGGCCGGACCGCCGGTCTCGCGCCGCGGACGGTCCTCGTCAGCGGCAAGGCCGCGCCCGGCTACCGCATGGCGAAGCAGATCATCCGCCTGATCCACGGCGTGGCCGACGTGGTCAACCGCGACCCGGCCGCCGAGGGCCTGCTGAAGGTCGTCTTCCACCCCAACTACAGCGTGTCCAACGCCGAGCGCATCATCCCGGCGTGCGACCTCTCCGAGCAGATCTCCACGGCGGGCACCGAGGCCTCGGGGACGGGCAACATGAAGCTCGCCCTGAACGGCGCGCTCACGATTGGCACGCTCGACGGCGCCACCGTGGAGATGCGGGACGCCGTGGGCGCCGAGCACTTCTTCACCTTCGGGCTCACCGCCGCCGAGGTCACGGCGTGGCGCCAGGCGGGCTACCACCCCGGCGAGGTGCTCCAGGGGCAGCCGGAGCTCCAGCACGCGCTCGATCTCATCGCCCGCGGCGCCTTCTCGCCCGGCGATCCGCCGCGTTTCCACGACGTGTGCCGGTCCCTCGTCGAGCACGGCGACGCCTTCTTCGTCGTCGCCGACTTCGCCGCCTACGCCGCCTGCCAGGCGCGCGTGGACGCCCTCTGGCACACGCCGGACGCGTGGGACCGCGCCGCGATCCTCAACGTGGCCGGCATGGGCGCGTTCTCGAGCGACCGCATGGTGCTCGACTACGCGCGCGAGGTCTGGGGCCTGGCGGGCCAGCCGCGGGCGAAGGCCGCGTAG
- a CDS encoding D-2-hydroxyacid dehydrogenase, with the protein MHHLLILTKHPDEYRRLVEAASCPDLAIVASADVADGLARGAHSDILLGDPTRVREALPGLPRLVWTQLTWAGVEPLLDPALRRDYVLTNIRGVFGPLMSEYVFGYLLAIERKIVPRLESQREGRWDATLPGTLQGKTLGLVGVGSIGAHLAATARHFGMTVHGYTRSSRDCRHVDRYFHGPEKAAFARDLDYLVAVLPNTDDTRAIVDGEMLGALPPRAVVVNVGRGRTLDDGALVAALQDGRVAGAVLDVFAEEPLPASSPYWRTPNTFITSHTSAPSFPADIVGVFVDNYRRFHGGQPLRYRVDFERGY; encoded by the coding sequence ATGCACCATCTGCTCATTCTCACGAAGCATCCGGACGAGTACCGCCGGCTGGTGGAGGCTGCGTCGTGCCCGGATCTCGCGATCGTCGCGTCCGCCGACGTCGCCGACGGCCTGGCGCGGGGCGCGCACAGCGACATCCTGCTGGGCGATCCCACGCGCGTGCGCGAGGCGCTGCCGGGCCTGCCGCGCCTGGTCTGGACGCAGCTCACGTGGGCGGGCGTCGAGCCGCTGCTCGATCCGGCCCTGAGGCGCGACTACGTGCTCACGAACATCCGCGGCGTGTTCGGGCCGCTGATGTCGGAGTACGTGTTCGGCTATCTCCTGGCGATCGAACGCAAGATCGTGCCGCGACTCGAGTCGCAGCGGGAGGGCCGGTGGGACGCCACGCTGCCGGGCACCCTCCAGGGCAAGACGCTCGGGCTGGTCGGTGTCGGCTCGATCGGCGCGCACCTGGCGGCCACGGCCAGGCACTTCGGGATGACCGTGCACGGCTACACCCGGAGCAGCCGCGACTGCCGCCACGTCGACCGGTACTTCCACGGGCCCGAGAAGGCCGCCTTCGCCCGCGACCTCGACTACCTGGTGGCCGTCCTGCCGAACACCGACGACACGCGCGCCATCGTGGACGGGGAGATGCTGGGCGCCCTGCCGCCGCGCGCGGTCGTGGTGAACGTCGGGCGCGGCCGGACGCTCGACGACGGCGCGCTCGTGGCGGCGCTCCAGGACGGGCGCGTGGCGGGCGCGGTGCTCGACGTCTTCGCCGAGGAACCGCTGCCGGCGTCGAGTCCGTACTGGCGCACGCCCAACACGTTCATCACGAGCCACACGTCGGCGCCGAGCTTCCCGGCCGACATCGTCGGGGTGTTCGTGGACAACTACCGGCGGTTCCACGGCGGGCAGCCGCTGCGCTACCGGGTGGACTTCGAGCGCGGCTACTGA